The Halomonas denitrificans genome window below encodes:
- a CDS encoding serine/threonine protein kinase, whose product MSPSNDDKDRTEVFKGPDAPDGDRPEDGRTEVIGERADPDRTEVMGDRSALDDGEPVDPDATVMDDGASIDNATDRDDATVVDRREPGNGVPRQRITAPIPAGAMALKQRFILEERLGRGGMGQVYKARDLRKVEAQDDNPWVAIKILGEEFSRHPKALISLQREAKKSQQLAHPNVVTVYDFDRDGDRVFMTMELLQGAPLSGWKEIDYAEGRRPSPERMVKEMAAGLAYAHKFGVVHSDFKPDNVFVTTDGRVKILDFGIARIVDSAVEKDSFDAGELGALTLGYASLEMLQGGNEPHPADDVYALGLTAYILFSGKHPFDGKHAVEAMNAGMTPEPLRNVKRHQWKAIAGALQFERKDRIASAELFLKQFSGKTRRNRLLIAAVVALALSSGYFAWQATRPEGPAVPFAQLPLERQQQITRNLELGRQSAEIQDWDGASRYFLAAYALHPRNADAEKGLDLLAERLIEMAPTLEHARQKQYLLTMIDGYGENEYLANHPGLMALRERLENELEAEPAG is encoded by the coding sequence CGGTGAGCGGGCCGACCCGGACCGCACCGAGGTGATGGGCGATCGAAGCGCGCTCGACGACGGCGAGCCCGTCGATCCTGACGCGACGGTCATGGACGACGGCGCATCCATCGATAACGCCACGGATCGCGACGATGCCACCGTGGTGGATCGGCGGGAACCGGGCAACGGGGTGCCGCGCCAGCGCATCACCGCGCCGATTCCGGCCGGGGCGATGGCGCTGAAGCAGCGCTTCATCCTGGAAGAGCGCCTCGGTCGTGGCGGCATGGGGCAGGTGTACAAGGCGCGCGACCTGCGCAAGGTCGAGGCCCAGGACGACAACCCCTGGGTGGCGATCAAGATTCTCGGCGAAGAGTTCTCGCGTCACCCGAAGGCGCTGATCAGCCTGCAGCGCGAGGCCAAGAAGTCCCAGCAGCTGGCCCACCCGAACGTCGTGACCGTGTACGACTTCGATCGCGACGGCGACCGGGTCTTCATGACCATGGAGCTGCTCCAGGGCGCCCCGCTGTCGGGCTGGAAGGAGATCGACTACGCCGAAGGCAGAAGGCCCAGCCCCGAGCGGATGGTCAAGGAAATGGCCGCCGGGCTGGCCTATGCCCACAAGTTCGGCGTGGTGCATTCGGACTTCAAGCCCGACAACGTGTTCGTGACCACCGACGGACGGGTGAAGATCCTCGATTTCGGCATCGCCCGCATCGTCGACTCGGCGGTCGAGAAGGACAGCTTCGACGCCGGCGAGCTCGGCGCGTTGACGCTGGGCTACGCGTCGCTGGAGATGCTCCAGGGCGGCAACGAACCGCACCCGGCCGACGACGTCTACGCGCTCGGCCTGACCGCCTACATCCTGTTTTCCGGCAAGCACCCCTTCGACGGCAAGCACGCGGTGGAGGCGATGAACGCCGGGATGACCCCGGAGCCCCTGCGCAATGTCAAACGCCACCAGTGGAAGGCGATCGCCGGCGCGCTCCAGTTCGAGCGCAAGGACCGGATCGCGTCGGCCGAGCTGTTCCTGAAACAGTTCAGCGGCAAGACGCGGCGCAACCGCCTGCTGATCGCGGCGGTCGTCGCGCTGGCCCTGAGCTCGGGCTACTTCGCGTGGCAGGCAACGCGTCCCGAAGGGCCCGCCGTGCCCTTCGCCCAGCTGCCGCTGGAACGACAGCAGCAGATCACCCGCAACCTCGAGCTGGGCCGCCAGTCGGCCGAGATCCAGGACTGGGACGGAGCATCCCGCTACTTCCTCGCCGCCTACGCCCTGCACCCGCGCAATGCGGACGCCGAGAAGGGCCTGGACCTGCTGGCCGAGCGGTTGATCGAAATGGCGCCGACGCTCGAGCATGCGCGGCAGAAGCAGTACCTGCTGACCATGATCGACGGCTACGGGGAGAACGAATACCTTGCCAACCACCCGGGCCTGATGGCGCTGCGGGAACGGTTGGAGAACGAACTCGAGGCCGAGCCGGCGGGCTGA